One stretch of candidate division TA06 bacterium DNA includes these proteins:
- a CDS encoding type IV pilus twitching motility protein PilT has product MDILQLLQHMAQQGASDLHLKVGSTPLLRINGDLLPSQLPALTPDDIKRFVGSVLTPAQWQKFTQDLELDFAYTQTGTGRFRVNLFLQRSSLGMVFRLVPERIPSLDELGFPAIMKEASMRPRGLVLVTGPAGCGKSTTQASMIDHRNANEPCHIMTVEDPVEFVHTDKKAIVNQRELGRDTLTFADALKYVLRQDPDCILIGEMRDLETIQLAITAAETGHLVLATLHTTDAVQTIDRIIDVFPLFQQEQIRMQVAVNFVAVISQILVKRADGKGRVAVHEIMTGTGAVRNLIREGKTYQLQSLIQTSVKQGMCTLNMSLASLFKRKVITLDEALSKSPDPDNLQQIMRAQQ; this is encoded by the coding sequence ATGGATATACTCCAGCTATTGCAGCACATGGCCCAGCAGGGAGCCTCGGACCTTCACCTTAAGGTCGGCAGCACTCCGCTGCTTCGGATCAATGGCGATCTTCTTCCCAGCCAGCTGCCGGCCTTGACCCCCGACGACATCAAGCGTTTCGTGGGTTCGGTGCTGACCCCGGCCCAATGGCAGAAGTTCACCCAGGACCTGGAGCTGGATTTTGCCTATACCCAAACCGGCACCGGCCGGTTCCGGGTCAACCTGTTCCTGCAACGCAGCTCGCTGGGTATGGTCTTCAGGCTGGTTCCCGAAAGGATACCGTCCCTGGATGAGCTGGGGTTCCCCGCCATCATGAAGGAGGCTTCCATGCGGCCCCGGGGACTGGTGCTGGTCACCGGCCCTGCCGGCTGCGGCAAGTCCACCACCCAGGCCTCGATGATAGACCACCGCAACGCCAACGAACCCTGCCACATCATGACGGTGGAGGACCCGGTGGAGTTCGTTCACACCGACAAGAAGGCCATCGTCAACCAGCGGGAGCTGGGCCGCGATACTTTGACCTTTGCCGACGCCCTGAAATATGTGCTGCGCCAGGATCCGGACTGCATCCTGATTGGAGAGATGCGGGACCTGGAGACCATCCAGCTGGCAATCACAGCGGCCGAGACCGGCCACCTGGTGCTGGCCACCCTTCATACCACCGATGCCGTCCAAACCATCGACCGGATCATCGACGTTTTCCCCTTGTTTCAGCAGGAGCAGATCAGGATGCAGGTGGCCGTAAACTTCGTGGCGGTGATCTCACAGATCCTGGTGAAAAGGGCCGACGGCAAGGGCCGGGTAGCGGTCCACGAGATAATGACCGGCACCGGAGCGGTGCGCAACCTGATCCGGGAGGGAAAGACCTACCAACTGCAGAGCCTGATCCAGACCAGCGTCAAGCAGGGCATGTGCACCCTTAACATGTCCCTGGCCTCGCTTTTCAAGCGCAAGGTGATAACACTGGACGAGGCCCTCAGCAAATCACCCGATCCGGATAACCTGCAACAGATCATGAGAGCTCAGCAGTAA
- a CDS encoding type IV pilus twitching motility protein PilT yields the protein MAKIDELLRMLVSQQGSDLHIKCGEPPIYRIHGQLVRTSLPVMTADDTKMLLYEILNEERRQKFEQTHQMDLSYSIPGVSRFRVNVFKQKNAVGAVLRVIPLLIKTIDELALPQIMKKVSMLPRGLVLVTGPTGSGKSTSLAAMIDFINEGRSCHIITIEDPIEFLHRDKKACVNQREVGIDTHSFAGALKHVMRQNPDIILVGEMRDLETISLAITAAETGHLVMATLHTADAAQTVDRIIDVFPPAQQQQVRLQLSTTLQAIFSQTLLPRTDGKGRMVAYEVLTCTPALRAIIREGKTHQIYSAIQSGGKYGMVTLDSCLKDYFLKGQVTLEDAMAKSSNPIEFERMIMKV from the coding sequence ATGGCCAAAATTGACGAACTGTTAAGAATGCTGGTCAGCCAGCAGGGATCGGATCTGCACATCAAGTGCGGCGAGCCGCCCATTTACAGGATCCACGGACAGCTGGTGCGCACCAGCCTGCCGGTGATGACGGCCGATGACACAAAGATGCTGCTGTACGAGATATTGAACGAGGAACGGCGCCAGAAATTTGAGCAGACCCATCAGATGGACCTGTCTTACTCCATCCCAGGCGTCTCCCGCTTCCGGGTCAATGTCTTTAAGCAGAAGAACGCTGTGGGGGCCGTGCTTCGGGTCATCCCCCTTCTGATCAAGACTATTGACGAGCTGGCCCTGCCCCAGATCATGAAAAAGGTCTCGATGCTGCCCCGGGGCCTGGTGCTGGTCACCGGCCCCACCGGCTCCGGTAAATCCACCAGCCTGGCCGCCATGATCGACTTCATCAACGAGGGCCGTTCCTGCCACATCATCACCATCGAGGACCCCATCGAGTTCCTGCACCGCGACAAGAAAGCCTGCGTCAATCAGCGCGAGGTGGGAATAGACACCCACAGTTTTGCCGGAGCCCTTAAGCACGTGATGCGCCAGAATCCGGATATCATCCTGGTGGGCGAGATGCGCGACCTGGAAACCATCAGCCTGGCCATTACCGCGGCCGAGACCGGCCACCTGGTGATGGCCACCCTTCACACCGCCGACGCCGCCCAGACCGTGGACCGGATCATTGACGTCTTTCCCCCGGCCCAGCAGCAGCAGGTAAGGCTGCAGCTCTCCACCACACTCCAGGCCATCTTCTCCCAGACCCTGCTGCCCCGCACCGACGGTAAGGGCCGGATGGTGGCCTACGAAGTTCTGACCTGCACCCCGGCCCTCCGGGCCATCATCCGGGAAGGCAAGACCCACCAGATATACAGTGCCATCCAGAGCGGCGGCAAGTACGGCATGGTCACCCTGGATTCCTGTTTAAAGGACTATTTCCTGAAAGGACAGGTGACCCTGGAGGATGCCATGGCTAAATCATCCAATCCCATTGAATTTGAACGGATGATCATGAAGGTCTGA